A region of Chloracidobacterium sp. DNA encodes the following proteins:
- a CDS encoding AAA family ATPase, whose amino-acid sequence MADGIFTADGTTKARKANECIASVKHLKPPENLFDEFWREGELALLFGPSGTGKSVLAVQVAEAIARGRKIEGFTMTSKRHKVLYVDLKFSEKQFGWRYTNEGRQYKLSENLYRERPAADENLIDWLRSKVKENGFRVIVIDDLSAVRQTCDGTRETLKLMRELKQLKDELDLSVLVLSGSHEQRRGEFISEACLKRSAILCDVADSVFAIGTHPRDTRYHCIVQTRVRSAAVKWYSGNAPVCSVYRSEDAFLGMSFDERFVADVDEETRQLICNIKWRRDAKASYSSIAEEFDISKTTAFRLYKKWTPALEKGIVAECMEEEILPQMNADDADKEGEFDPVDPASPAFDDPDENRGFYPKDISNIPFMAALKRIHVTELKRGVDGYGREIFILEEQNDGRPNVWFEYDSNGKLLRKERDTYGPKIKHIDSPWLTSADLRHRNMYNPAVDLSKL is encoded by the coding sequence ATGGCAGACGGAATTTTTACAGCGGATGGAACAACTAAGGCGAGGAAGGCGAATGAATGTATAGCGAGCGTGAAGCATCTCAAGCCGCCGGAGAATTTGTTTGATGAGTTTTGGCGCGAGGGTGAACTTGCGTTGTTGTTTGGGCCTTCGGGAACGGGCAAAAGTGTGCTCGCGGTGCAGGTCGCCGAAGCGATCGCACGCGGGCGTAAGATCGAAGGTTTTACGATGACGTCGAAACGGCACAAGGTCTTGTATGTAGATCTGAAGTTTTCGGAAAAGCAGTTTGGCTGGCGTTATACGAATGAGGGAAGGCAGTACAAGCTCTCAGAGAACCTGTATCGCGAACGGCCGGCGGCGGATGAAAACCTGATCGACTGGCTGCGCTCGAAGGTCAAGGAAAACGGTTTTCGCGTGATCGTGATCGACGATCTTTCGGCTGTGCGGCAGACATGCGACGGCACACGCGAGACTTTGAAACTGATGCGCGAATTGAAGCAGTTGAAGGACGAACTGGACCTGTCGGTGCTGGTGCTTTCGGGTTCGCACGAGCAGCGTCGGGGCGAATTTATAAGCGAAGCCTGCCTGAAACGCTCCGCAATTTTGTGTGACGTTGCGGACAGTGTTTTTGCTATCGGTACGCATCCGCGCGATACGCGATATCACTGCATAGTCCAAACGCGTGTGCGAAGTGCCGCCGTAAAATGGTATTCGGGCAACGCTCCGGTTTGCAGCGTTTATCGGTCGGAGGACGCATTTCTCGGGATGAGCTTTGACGAGAGGTTTGTTGCCGATGTTGATGAAGAAACGCGGCAGTTGATCTGCAATATAAAATGGCGGCGCGATGCAAAGGCGAGCTACAGCAGCATCGCCGAGGAGTTCGACATTTCGAAAACAACAGCGTTTCGGCTGTACAAAAAATGGACGCCGGCGTTGGAAAAGGGAATTGTTGCGGAGTGTATGGAAGAAGAAATTTTGCCGCAGATGAACGCCGATGACGCAGATAAAGAAGGGGAATTTGACCCCGTTGATCCGGCTTCACCCGCGTTTGATGATCCTGATGAGAATCGAGGCTTTTATCCGAAGGACATATCTAATATTCCTTTCATGGCAGCACTTAAACGCATTCATGTAACCGAATTGAAACGCGGCGTTGACGGCTACGGACGCGAGATCTTTATCCTGGAAGAACAAAACGACGGTAGGCCCAACGTTTGGTTTGAATACGATTCAAATGGAAAACTGCTGCGCAAGGAACGTGACACATATGGCCCCAAGATCAAACATATCGACTCGCCATGGCTGACATCCGCCGACCTCAG